The Canis aureus isolate CA01 chromosome 11, VMU_Caureus_v.1.0, whole genome shotgun sequence genome has a segment encoding these proteins:
- the LOC144324280 gene encoding LOW QUALITY PROTEIN: inorganic pyrophosphatase 2, mitochondrial-like (The sequence of the model RefSeq protein was modified relative to this genomic sequence to represent the inferred CDS: deleted 1 base in 1 codon): MASYCTEEHSQPRSPSYHLFFKNVAGHYISPFHDIPLKVDSTVENGIPTKRARNDEYENLFNMVIEVPRWTNAKMEIATKEPLNPIKQDRKDGKLQYVASIFPHKGYIWNYGALPQTWEDPHRKDKSTDCCGDNDPMDVCEIGSKVPSCGEVIPVKILGILALIDQGETDWKIIAINVNDPEASKFHDIDDVKKYKPGYLEATLNWFRFYKLPEGKPENQFAFNAEFKNKAFALDVIKSTHECWKALLMKKCDGGAIKCTNVHISDSPFHCTQEEARSIVELVSSSPNQENNTEDQMWHFLGK, encoded by the exons ATGGCTTCCTACTGCACAGAGGAGCACAGCCAGCCCCGCTCCCCCAGTTACCACCTCTTCTTCAAGAATGTAGCTGGTCACTACATTTCCCCCTTTCATGATATTCCTCTGAAGGTGGACTCAACAGTGGAAAATGGCATTCCTACAAAGAGAGCAAGAAATGATGAGTATGAGAATTTGTTTAATATGGTTATAGAAGTACCTCGGTGGACAAATGCTAAAATGGAGATTGCCACAAAGGAGCCTTTGAATCCCATTAAACAAGATAGAAAGGATGGCAAGCTACAGTACGTGGCGAGTATCTTCCCTCACAAGGGTTATATTTGGAATTACGGTGCCCTCCCACAGACTTGGGAAGATCCCCATCGAAAAGATAAGAGTACAGACTGCTGTGGAGATAATGATCCTATG GATGTTTGCGAAATAGGCTCAAAGGTTCCTTCTTGTGGAGAGGTTATTCCTGTGAAGATCCTTGGAATTTTGGCTCTTATTGATCAGGGTGAAACAGATTGGAAAATAATTGCTATCAATGTGAATGATCCTGAAGCCTCAAAGTTTCATGATATTGATGATGTTAAGAAGTACAAACCAGGTTACTTGGAAGCTACGCTTAACTGGTTTAGATTTTATAAGTTGccagaaggaaaaccagaaaaccaGTTTGCTTTTAATGCAGAATTCAAAAACAAGGCTTTTGCTCTTGATGTTATTAAATCTACTCATGAATGCTGGAAAGCATTGCTTATGAAGAAGTGTGATGGAGGAGCTATAAAGTGCACAAATGTGCATATATCTGACAGCCCTTTCCATTGCACTCAAGAGGAAGCAAGATCAATAGTTGAACTGGTGTCATCTTCACCgaatcaagaaaataatacagaagaTCAAATGTGGCACTTCCTTGGCAAGTGA